The following proteins are encoded in a genomic region of Candidatus Abawacabacteria bacterium:
- a CDS encoding prolipoprotein diacylglyceryl transferase — protein MFPFTLHFSPFNYPLDLGAYTLFFLLAAIIGVIGSLFFAIKRGFNGTKVAITLLIMLLAAVIGARLLNALVNLSAYIQEPSKLLTFSASGFSLYGGIVFAVISGLICCRLFKLDTYKLGDTCIPFLGLSIATMRIGCFLNGCCFGKETDSFWGITFPFLSPAHIDQITDQGNYFEVAPVHPTQLYELVAAILLSTAAFGLLKKKQPDGITMLIFLTGLSVFRLFNSYLRVNLDTYSLPLYFYPALYVVLILLCLILIKIRYRTFSPDRAYDQSL, from the coding sequence ATGTTTCCCTTTACTCTTCATTTTTCACCCTTCAATTATCCTCTTGATCTTGGAGCATATACTTTATTCTTTTTACTAGCAGCTATCATTGGTGTAATTGGCTCTCTATTCTTCGCCATTAAGCGCGGCTTCAATGGTACAAAAGTGGCAATTACATTACTGATTATGCTGCTAGCAGCTGTAATAGGTGCCAGGCTTTTGAACGCTTTAGTAAACTTATCAGCCTATATTCAGGAACCAAGCAAATTGTTAACCTTTTCCGCTTCAGGATTCTCTCTCTATGGCGGTATAGTATTCGCCGTCATCAGTGGACTTATATGCTGTCGCCTATTCAAATTAGATACCTACAAGCTAGGGGACACCTGTATTCCCTTTTTGGGCCTCAGTATTGCAACCATGCGTATTGGTTGTTTTCTCAATGGTTGTTGTTTCGGTAAAGAAACTGATAGCTTTTGGGGCATAACATTCCCCTTTCTCAGTCCAGCTCATATTGATCAAATCACCGATCAAGGTAATTACTTCGAAGTAGCCCCGGTACATCCCACACAGCTTTATGAACTAGTAGCAGCTATACTCTTAAGCACAGCCGCTTTTGGCTTGTTAAAAAAGAAGCAACCCGATGGTATTACTATGCTCATTTTTCTCACAGGCCTTTCTGTATTCCGCTTATTCAATTCTTACCTACGAGTCAATCTCGACACCTACTCTTTACCACTTTATTTCTATCCTGCCTTATATGTAGTACTAATTTTGCTCTGTTTGATACTAATTAAAATCCGTTACAGAACCTTCTCTCCTGACAGAGCTTATGATCAATCACTGTAA